A single genomic interval of Lathyrus oleraceus cultivar Zhongwan6 chromosome 7, CAAS_Psat_ZW6_1.0, whole genome shotgun sequence harbors:
- the LOC127101695 gene encoding argininosuccinate lyase, chloroplastic, with amino-acid sequence MPGIELDAGRLIDCRARMKFSPLGACALAGTGLPIDRFMTSDALGFTAPMRNSIDAVSDRDFLLEFLSANAITAVHLSRLGEEWVLWASEEFGFITPSDSVSTGSSIMPQKKNPDRMELVRGKSGRVIGGLVTLLTACKGLPHAYNRDLQIEDEEPVFDSVRAILGMLEVSPEFAMNITFNRERIQKSLPAGFPGATTLADYLVKKVKVGLRWSHVKDVFGGLKMNGYCRMISRHIEF; translated from the exons atgccAGGT ATTGAACTTGATGCTGGTCGTTTGATTGATTGTAGAGCTAGGATGAAATTCAGTCCTTTAGGGGCTTGTGCACTGGCCGGTACAGGGCTCCCCATTGACCGGTTCATGACATCAGATGCATTGGGATTTACAGCTCCAATGAGGAATAG TATTGATGCAGTTTCTGACCGAGATTTTCTACTGGAGTTTCTTTCTGCTAATGCCATCACAGCAGTGCATCTTTCTCGATTGGGTGAAGAATGGGTATTGTGGGCTTCAGAAGAATTTGGATTTATCACTCCAAGCGACTCTGTTTCAACAGGAAGCAGCATAATGCCTCAGAAAAAGAATCCAGACCGAATGGAACTTGTTCGTGGTAAGTCTGGCAGAGTCATAGGGGGTTTGGTCACTCTTCTAACAGCGTGCAAAGGACTTCCACATGCTTACAATCGCGATTTGCAGATA GAAGACGAAGAACCAGTGTTTGACAGTGTTAGAGCTATTTTGGGAATGCTTGAAGTCTCACCAGAATTTGCAATGAACATTACTTTCAATCGGGAAAGAATACAAAAGTCTTTACCTGCTGGTTTTCCTGGTGCAACAACACTTGCTGACTATCTTGTTAAGAAG GTTAAGGTTGGTTTAAGATGGTCGCACGTGAAGGACGTGTTTGGTGGTTTGAAAATGAACGGTTATTGCAGGATGATATCGCGCCACATTGAGTTTTAA
- the LOC127101693 gene encoding uncharacterized protein LOC127101693, translating to MFDARTETLSNETSYFTIFDIHRVDIDFGCINIQKQPSIKHPLLKNHKIQSITLDTNQTTTFHGGYAYVGAYNLQLKGKQYSLSGILVESGQPSNLNSIFDGIRVMPNLYGDSEIYLTSRWTAGGSGCYNIHCPGFVQVKSNPYLGMDISHVSSIGSFKKWVVVPTIKQEQTL from the exons ATGTTTGATGCACGAACTGAAACTCTATCAAATGAGACAAGTTATTTTACTATATTTGATATC CATCGTGTGGACATTGATTTTGGTTGTATTAATATCCAGAAGCAACCTTCTATAAAGCATCCTTtattaaaaaatcataaaatccAG TCGATCACCCTCGATACAAATCAAACTACGACATTTCATGGAGGATATGCATACGTTGGTGCATATAATTTACAGCTTAAAGGAAAACAATATAGTTTATCTGGAATTTTGGTTGAGAGTGGTCAACCATCTAATTTAAATAGCATATTTGATGGCATCAGG GTTATGCCAAACTTATATGGAGATAGTGAAATTTACCTAACATCACGTTGGACG GCAGGTGGATCAGGATGTTACAATATTCATTGTCCTGGGTTCGTGCAAGTCAAAAGTAATCCATATCTTGGAATGGACATATCACATGTTTCTAGCATTGGATCGTTTAAAAAATGGGTTGTTGTTCCCACAATCAAACAG